One genomic window of Aethina tumida isolate Nest 87 chromosome 3, icAetTumi1.1, whole genome shotgun sequence includes the following:
- the LOC126264880 gene encoding protein CUSTOS-like, with the protein MSDSSDEENVELLREAADFQFISDAMFSNETKTVDQLKEKECEKQLPSLRKSINEDEQFNLFRVTPEFRNYVAKHLSAFLEKDLQKVLHQVQTEQVSHKKKHNGGIKLFRTSTVKIKKFEADDIDQSKIPQRIALKKNAINVNKDDLKQIAISGDEILKGKGTEHWSKRVKRKPFVYQKEKNGTLVNVSDNL; encoded by the exons atgtCTGATAGCTCTGACGAGGAAAATGTCGAACTGTTACGAGAAGCTGCTGATTTTCAGTTTATAAGTGATGCCATGTTTTCAAATGAAA CTAAAACAGTTGATCAACTTAAGGAAAAAGAATGCGAAAAGCAGTTACCTTCACTTCGCAAAagtataaatgaagatgaacaatttaatttgtttagggTGACTCCAGAATTCAGAAATTATGTTGCCAAACACTTGTCCGCTTTTCTAGAAAAAGATTTGCAGAAAGTGCTTCACCAGGTTCAAACAGAACAGGTTTCTCATAAGAAAAAACATAACGGCGGCATTAAACTGTTCAGAACATCAAcagtcaaaataaaaaagtttgagGCAGATGACATAGACCAAAGTAAAATCCCACAAAGAATtgcgttaaaaaaaaatgccataaatgtaaataaagatgatttaaaacaaattgctATTTCGGGTGATGAAATACTAAAAGGAAAAGGGACTGAGCATTGGTCAAAAAGGGTAAAAAGGAAACCATTTGTatatcaaaaagaaaaaaatggaaCTCTAGTTAATGTATCTgacaatttgtaa